The following proteins are co-located in the Thermus thermophilus HB8 genome:
- a CDS encoding VanW family protein — MRPFVLLILLGLALGQSAPLEAVLVLREDVLEEGRLVAYTGTQRYPVASEAELLRLLDRLARPPRPPRFIYQDGRWRGVEKKGLAFDREEALKAFREARAQGKKRFLLPVRYTPPSPSLKDLYALGVREHLATAETGFWGSSPERVHNIRLAASRLDGLLVPPGPFSFNRALGPIALETGFKEAYVIVGDRTETGVGGGVCQVSTTLFRAFFFAGLPILERHAHSYQVAYYKPPGLDAAVIQPYKDLKVLNDTPGALWIQASVQEGRLRFHLFGTKDREVAWEGPFITDRKPPLPPREIPDPTLPPGARKQVDFAAEGAKVVVRRRVRYGDGRVREDQVVSVYRPWGAVYLVGPSPAPEAPPAPPEEAGAAP, encoded by the coding sequence ATGCGCCCCTTTGTCCTCCTCATCCTTCTCGGCCTCGCCCTGGGGCAGAGCGCGCCCCTGGAAGCGGTCCTCGTCCTGCGGGAGGACGTCCTCGAGGAGGGGCGGCTCGTGGCCTACACCGGCACCCAGCGCTACCCCGTGGCCTCGGAGGCGGAGCTTCTCCGCCTCCTGGACCGGCTCGCCCGGCCGCCCCGCCCCCCCCGGTTCATCTACCAGGACGGGCGGTGGCGGGGGGTGGAGAAGAAGGGCCTCGCCTTTGACCGGGAGGAGGCCTTAAAGGCCTTCCGCGAGGCCAGAGCGCAGGGAAAAAAGCGCTTCCTCCTCCCGGTGCGCTACACGCCCCCTTCCCCGAGCCTTAAGGACCTCTACGCCCTCGGGGTGCGGGAGCACCTGGCCACGGCGGAGACGGGCTTTTGGGGCTCGAGCCCCGAGCGGGTCCACAACATCCGCCTGGCGGCGAGCCGCTTGGACGGCCTCCTCGTCCCCCCGGGCCCCTTCTCCTTCAACCGGGCCCTGGGGCCCATCGCCCTCGAGACCGGGTTCAAGGAGGCCTACGTCATCGTGGGGGACCGGACGGAAACCGGCGTGGGGGGCGGGGTGTGCCAGGTCTCCACCACCCTCTTCCGGGCCTTCTTCTTCGCCGGCCTTCCCATCCTGGAACGCCACGCCCACAGCTACCAGGTGGCCTACTACAAACCCCCCGGGCTGGACGCCGCCGTGATCCAGCCCTACAAGGACCTCAAGGTCCTGAACGACACCCCCGGGGCCCTCTGGATCCAGGCCTCGGTGCAGGAAGGCCGCCTCCGCTTCCACCTCTTCGGCACCAAGGACCGGGAGGTGGCCTGGGAGGGCCCCTTCATCACGGACCGCAAGCCCCCCCTCCCCCCCCGGGAGATCCCCGACCCCACCCTTCCCCCGGGGGCGCGCAAGCAGGTGGACTTCGCCGCCGAAGGGGCCAAGGTGGTGGTCCGCCGCCGCGTGCGCTACGGGGACGGGCGCGTCCGGGAGGACCAGGTGGTGAGCGTCTACCGCCCCTGGGGGGCGGTCTATCTGGTGGGGCCTAGCCCAGCTCCAGAAGCACCGCCCGCTCCACCGGAAGAAGCCGGTGCGGCTCCGTGA